A single window of Anopheles moucheti chromosome 2, idAnoMoucSN_F20_07, whole genome shotgun sequence DNA harbors:
- the LOC128310319 gene encoding protein obstructor-E isoform X2, with amino-acid sequence MKYSIVFVVALFGAAVAQESFKCPDDFGFYPHHSSCDKYWKCDNNVAELKTCGNGLAFDATDSKYLTENCDYLHNVDCGDRTQLEPPISTPHCERLYGIFPDAAKCDVFWNCWNGEASRYQCSPGLAYDRDARVCMWADQVPECKNEEVANGFACPAAGEISNAGSFSRHAHPEDCRKYYICLEGVAREYGCPIGTVFKIGDADGTGNCEDPEDVPGCEDYYGDQDIKALQKKGF; translated from the exons ATGAAGTATAGCATAGTGTTCGTGGTTGCACTCTTCGGAGCCG CCGTCGCTCAGGAGAGCTTCAAGTGTCCGGACGATTTCGGCTTCTACCCGCATCACAGCTCCTGCGACAAGTACTGGAAGTGTGACAACAACGTGGCCGAGCTGAAGACGTGCGGCAACGGTCTCGCGTTCGATGCGACAGACTCCAAATATCTGACGGAGAACTGCGACTACCTGCACAACGTGGACTGCGGTGACCGCACTCAGCTAG AACCTCCGATCTCCACACCACACTGCGAGCGTCTGTACGGTATCTTCCCGGATGCGGCCAAGTGCGACGTGTTCTGGAACTGCTGGAACGGTGAAGCTTCGCGCTACCAGTGCTCGCCCGGACTCGCTTACGATCGTGATGCACGCGTCTGCATGTGGGCCGACCAGGTGCCGGAGTGCAAGAACGAAG AAGTAGCAAATGGATTCGCCTGCCCGGCCGCCGGTGAGATCTCCAATGCTGGATCATTCTCGCGACATGCACATCCCGAGGACTGCCGCAAGTACTACATCTGTCTGGAGGGAGTCGCCCGCGAGTACGGTTGCCCGATCGGCACCGTCTTCAAGATCGGTGATGCTGACGGTACTGGCAACTGCGAAGATCCCGAGGACGTTCCCGGATG CGAGGACTATTACGGTGATCAAGACATCAAGGCCCTTCAGAAGAAAGGATTTTAA
- the LOC128310319 gene encoding protein obstructor-E isoform X1 has translation MKYSIVFVVALFGAAVAQESFKCPDDFGFYPHHSSCDKYWKCDNNVAELKTCGNGLAFDATDSKYLTENCDYLHNVDCGDRTQLEPPISTPHCERLYGIFPDAAKCDVFWNCWNGEASRYQCSPGLAYDRDARVCMWADQVPECKNEEVANGFACPAAGEISNAGSFSRHAHPEDCRKYYICLEGVAREYGCPIGTVFKIGDADGTGNCEDPEDVPGCEDYYGDLDLKSIRKSELLAGLALQSGGAPASTKASVKSNRPAPKESN, from the exons ATGAAGTATAGCATAGTGTTCGTGGTTGCACTCTTCGGAGCCG CCGTCGCTCAGGAGAGCTTCAAGTGTCCGGACGATTTCGGCTTCTACCCGCATCACAGCTCCTGCGACAAGTACTGGAAGTGTGACAACAACGTGGCCGAGCTGAAGACGTGCGGCAACGGTCTCGCGTTCGATGCGACAGACTCCAAATATCTGACGGAGAACTGCGACTACCTGCACAACGTGGACTGCGGTGACCGCACTCAGCTAG AACCTCCGATCTCCACACCACACTGCGAGCGTCTGTACGGTATCTTCCCGGATGCGGCCAAGTGCGACGTGTTCTGGAACTGCTGGAACGGTGAAGCTTCGCGCTACCAGTGCTCGCCCGGACTCGCTTACGATCGTGATGCACGCGTCTGCATGTGGGCCGACCAGGTGCCGGAGTGCAAGAACGAAG AAGTAGCAAATGGATTCGCCTGCCCGGCCGCCGGTGAGATCTCCAATGCTGGATCATTCTCGCGACATGCACATCCCGAGGACTGCCGCAAGTACTACATCTGTCTGGAGGGAGTCGCCCGCGAGTACGGTTGCCCGATCGGCACCGTCTTCAAGATCGGTGATGCTGACGGTACTGGCAACTGCGAAGATCCCGAGGACGTTCCCGGATG CGAAGATTACTACGGTGATTTGGACTTGAAAAGCATCCGCAAGAGCGAACTCCTTGCCGGTCTAGCCCTCCAGTCCGGTGGTGCGCCTGCCTCCACCAAAGCTAGCGTTAAGTCGAACCGTCCAGCTCCCAAGGAGAGCAACTAG